Part of the Kineococcus aurantiacus genome, GCTTGGCGTGCCGGCCCCGCGGACGCCCGGTCCCGCGGGGGGATCGGGTGACGCGTGCCGGTCGGTCGCCTGCAAGAGTACCAGCATGCAGTCACAGACCACCCCCGGCGACGGCGCGCCCGCCGACCCCGGCGCCCTCGCCGCCCGCGACATCGCCGACGTCCCCGCCGCCGAGCTCATCACGACGACCGCCGTGCACCTCATGAGCGCGGCCGCCGTGAAGTGCGGGCTGGCCGAGGGGCCCGACGCCCGCGAGCACCTGGACCTGGCCGAGGCCCGCATCCTCATCACGGCCCTGGCCGGGCTCGTCGTGACCTCCGCCCCCGACATCGGCGGTCAGCACGCGCGCTCGCTGCGCGACGGCCTGCGCTCGCTGCAGCTGGCCTTCCGCGAGGCCTCCGACGTGCCCGACGAACCGGGCAAGGGCCCCGGGGAGCGGCTCACGGGAAGCGTGGTCTGAGGTGGACCCGGGCGGCGACCACGGCGGTCGCCGCCCCGGCCACGACCCCGGCCACCCCCACCACGAGGAACGGCGTGCCCGTCCCGGCGGCGTCGCTGACCGCCCCGGCCAGCGGGGCGCCCAGGGCCGCGCCGACCGTGGTGGCCGCGGCGTGCCAGCCCATCGCCCGCCCCCGCACCGACTCGTGCACGCCGTGGGCGACGAGGTCGACGGTGGCGCTGATGACGGGGGCGCAGAACAGGCCCGCCACGAACGTCCCCAGGGCCAGCGCCAGGGGCCCGTGCAGCAGCGCCAGGGGCGTCGTGGCCGCGCCCAGGAGGACCACGAGCAGCCACGGCGGGACCGGCCGCGGCAGCACGCCGTGCACGAGGCCGCCCACGACCGAGCCGGCCGCCCAGACCGCCAGCACGAGCCCGGTCCAGCGGACCTGACCCTCCTCGCGCAGCTGGGCGACCACGGCCAGGTCGGTCGCCGACAGCACCAGGTCGGCGGCGAAGGCGCAGGCCATGGCCAGCAGCAGGGCCGTCGTCCACACGCCGTGCCGCACCGGCGGCCCGGCCTCCCCGGGGGCCACCGGCTCGCTGCGCAACGGCGGGTCGAGCACGAACATCGCGATCGCCGCCAGGCACTGCGCGGCGCCCACGACGAGCATCGCGGCCGTCGTCGACCAGGCCAGCGCCACCGCCGTCCCGGCGGCCGGGCCGACCATGTACGAGAACTCCACGAGGACGGCGTCCAGCGAGAAGGCGGTGCGCCGGCGCTCGGCCGGGACCACGACGGCCAGCGACTGGCGCACGACGGTGAAGACGGGCGGCCCCAGCGTCCCCGCCACGAAGGCCGTCACGAGCAGGCCCGCGTAGGGCACGAAGGGCGCGACCGACCAGCAGACGGCCTGCGCGGCGATCGAGGGCACCAGGGCCCGGCGCAGCCCGTAGCGGTCCACGACCCACCCGCGCCACGGGGAGCTGACGGCCGTGCCGACGGTGGCGACCGCCCCGACCAGGCCGGCCGCGCCGTACCCCCGGTCCAGGTGCTGCACGACGTGCAGGACGCAGACGATCCCGGCCATGAAGGCCGGCACCCGCCCCAGGGAGCCGACGAGCTCGAGGACGACGACGCCGCGCACGGCCAGGACGTCGCGGTAGGGGCCGACGGCGCGGGCGAGGCGGGGGGCGCGGGGCGGAGCGGGGCGGGGTGGAGCGGAGGACACCCCAGCACTCTGGCAGCCGCCGCACCCGCCCCGCCCGCGGGTTTCGCGCCCCGCCGCACCGGGCAGGGGCCCGGGGTGGTCGAATGACCCCGCACCTTTGAACTCGCAAGCACCCGCACGCACTGGAGGACCCTCGTGGCGAACAACGACCTCGGCCTGCTGGCCCTGCGCCTCGGCATCGGCGGCACGCTCATGGCGCACGGCGCGCAGAAGCTGTTCGGCGCCTTCGGCGGCGGCGGCCTCGAAGGCACCGCCGGTGCCATGCACGCCATGGGCTTCCGCCCCGGCAAGCGCAACGCCGTCCTGGCCGGCGCCTCCGAGGCCGGTGGCGGCGCGCTGCTCGCGCTCGGGCTGGCCACCCCGGTCGGCGGTGCGCTGGCCGCGGCCGCCATGACGGCGGCCTCGTTCGTGCACAAGCCGAACGGGTTCTTCGCGACGGACGGCGGGCTGGAGCTGCCCGCGGTCCTGGGGCTGTCCTCGGCGGCGCTGGCCGTCGGCGGGCCGGGGCGGATCAGCCTCGACGAGGCCACCGGCCACGTCCTGAACAAGCGCTGGACGACCGTGCTGGCCCTGGCCGCCGCCGGGTTCGGCGCCTACACGACGATCAAGGCGCGCGAGCAGACCGTCGCCGCCGACGCGAGCGCGCAGGAGGCCGCGGACGCCCCGGCCGACGGCCCGGACACGCCCGTCGCCTCCTGAACCCGCCCCCGGGCCCACCCGGGGGCAGCGGTCCCCCCGCGCACCGGTGCGCGGGGGGACCGCTCAGGCCGGCAGGACCTGGAACTCCAGGGACTCGGCGCGCTCGGCGACGAGGCCGCCGGCCAGCCGCTCCCCCACGACCCGCAGCAGGTCGTCCAGCCCGGCCCGGTCCAGGCCGGGGACGACCCCCAGGACGACCCGCAGCTCGGCACCGCGGCCGGGTTCGCAGCGGGTGCCCCGCACGACCGGCAGGTCGGCCACCGCGTCCGCGACGGCCGCGGCGACCGTCGCGTCCAGGGCCGCGGGGATCCACGCCAGACCGCGCGCCAGGGCCCAGAAGGCGCTGCGGCGCACCACGAAGCGCACCGGGCCGGCCGGGTCCAGGACGAGCACGTCGCACTCCTCCTGCACACCCGACAGCGCGGCCTGCTCGGCCGGGACCGGCACCGGGCGGGCGTCGGCGCGCCACGCCGTCAGGGCCGCCAGGTCGGTGAACAGCGGCAGGCCGCGCCGGCCGTCGGGCTGGGTCAGCAGCGCCAGCGCCATGTCGGCGCTCTTGTCGCCGCCGTGCGCGTCGAGCTCACCGAGCTCGGCCACGACGGGGGCGAACACCCGGCCCCCCGCCAGCGCCGCGACGACGGCGCGCTCGGCGTGGACCCGGGCCAGCAGGTCCTCCCCCGTCGCGGCCCACGCGCGCAGTGCCTGCTCCAGCGCCGCCGGGCGGGACCCGTCGTCGTGGGCGAAGGCGTTGGGCTCCAGCGTGCGGCCGGCCCACGGGACGCCGGCGGAGTCCGTGCGCCGGGGGTCGGCGGTCAGGGCCGGCCGGCCACGTCGAGCGCCTGCGGCAGCGTGAAGGCCCCCGCGTACAGCGCCTTGCCCACGATGGCGCCCTCGACGCCGGCGTCGACCAGCTCGCGCAGCACCCGCAGGTCCTCCAGGCTGGAGATGCCGCCGGAGGCCACCACGGGCGCCTGCGTGCGGGAGGTGACCTCGCGCAGCAGCTCGACGTTGGGGCCGCGCAGCGTGCCGTCCTTGGTGACGTCGGTGACGACGTACCGCGAGCAGCCGTCGGCGTCGAGGCGGGCCAGGACCTCCCACAGGTCACCGCCCTCGCGGGTCCAGCCGCGCGCGGCCAGCGTCGTGCCGCGCACGTCCAGGCCCACGGCGATGCGGTCGCCGTGCCGGGCGATGGCCGCGCGCGTCCAGTCCGGGTCCTCCAGCGCGGCCGTGCCCAGGTTCACCCGGCGGCAGCCGGTCGCCAGCGCCGCCTCGAGGGAGGCGTCGTCCCGGATGCCCCCCGACAGCTCCACGGCGACGTCGAGGCGACCGACGACCTCGGCGAGCAGCTCGCGGTTCGAGCCGCGCCCGAAGGCGGCGTCGAGGTCGACGAGGTGCACCCACTCGGCGCCGGCCTCCTGCCAGGCGAGGGCCGCCTCGAGCGGTGCGCCGTAGAAGGTCTCGCTGCCGGCCTCGCCCTGGACGAGGCGGACGGCCTGGCCGTCGGCGACGTCGACGGCGGGCAGGAGCTCGAGCCGCCGGGTGGGGGTGGTGTTCTCGCTGGTCACGGGGGGCGAGTCTACGAGGGTCCGCCCCGCCCCCCGACCGGGCTCAGCCCAGGGTGTCGACCCAGTTCCGCAGCAGCTGGGCCCCGGCGTCCCCGGACTTCTCCGGGTGGAACTGGGTGGCCGTCAGCGCCCCGTTCTCGACGGCCGCGACGAAGCGGGTGCCGTGGTGGGCCCAGGTGACCTGCGGCAGCGGGACCCGGCCGTCGGTGGTGTCGACCATCTCGAAGCGCTGCACCGCGTAGGAGTGCACGAAGTAGAACCGTTCGTCCTCGACGCCGGCGAACAGCTGCGAACCGGCCGGGGGCTGGACCTTCGACCAGCCCGTGTGCGGGACCACCTCGGCGGGCAGGCGCTCGACGGTCCCGGGCCACTGGCCCAGCCCGTCGGGCAGGCCCTCGCCCGGTTCGGTGGAGGTCTCGAACATCACCTGCAGGCCCACGCAGATCCCCAGCACGGGACGGCCGCCGGCCAGGCGCCGGTCGACGATGGTGTCCCCGCCGACGGCCTTCAGCCCGGCGTTGACGGCCGCGAACGCCCCGACCCCCGGCACCAGGAGGCCGTCGGCCTCCAGGGCCGTCCTGCGGTCGGAGGTCAGCTCGACGTCGGCGCCGACGCGCTCGAGGGCGCGCACGGCCGAGCGGACGTTGCCGAACCCGTAGTCCAGGACGACGACGCGCGTCACAGCGCACCCTTGGTGGAGGGGATCCCCTGCACGCGGGGGTCGGGCTCGACGGCGTAGCGCAGGGCGCGGGCCAGGGCCTTGAACTGGGCCTCGACGACGTGGTGCGGGTCGCGGCCGGCGAGCACGCGCACGTGCAGGCAGATCTGGGCGTGGAAGGCGAAGCTCTCCAGCACGTGCCGGGTCAGCGACCCCGTGAAGTGGCCGCCGATGAGGTGGAACTCCTGGCCGGCCGGTTCGC contains:
- a CDS encoding DUF1844 domain-containing protein, translating into MQSQTTPGDGAPADPGALAARDIADVPAAELITTTAVHLMSAAAVKCGLAEGPDAREHLDLAEARILITALAGLVVTSAPDIGGQHARSLRDGLRSLQLAFREASDVPDEPGKGPGERLTGSVV
- a CDS encoding MFS transporter — its product is MSSAPPRPAPPRAPRLARAVGPYRDVLAVRGVVVLELVGSLGRVPAFMAGIVCVLHVVQHLDRGYGAAGLVGAVATVGTAVSSPWRGWVVDRYGLRRALVPSIAAQAVCWSVAPFVPYAGLLVTAFVAGTLGPPVFTVVRQSLAVVVPAERRRTAFSLDAVLVEFSYMVGPAAGTAVALAWSTTAAMLVVGAAQCLAAIAMFVLDPPLRSEPVAPGEAGPPVRHGVWTTALLLAMACAFAADLVLSATDLAVVAQLREEGQVRWTGLVLAVWAAGSVVGGLVHGVLPRPVPPWLLVVLLGAATTPLALLHGPLALALGTFVAGLFCAPVISATVDLVAHGVHESVRGRAMGWHAAATTVGAALGAPLAGAVSDAAGTGTPFLVVGVAGVVAGAATAVVAARVHLRPRFP
- a CDS encoding DoxX family membrane protein → MANNDLGLLALRLGIGGTLMAHGAQKLFGAFGGGGLEGTAGAMHAMGFRPGKRNAVLAGASEAGGGALLALGLATPVGGALAAAAMTAASFVHKPNGFFATDGGLELPAVLGLSSAALAVGGPGRISLDEATGHVLNKRWTTVLALAAAGFGAYTTIKAREQTVAADASAQEAADAPADGPDTPVAS
- a CDS encoding SseB family protein; the encoded protein is MTADPRRTDSAGVPWAGRTLEPNAFAHDDGSRPAALEQALRAWAATGEDLLARVHAERAVVAALAGGRVFAPVVAELGELDAHGGDKSADMALALLTQPDGRRGLPLFTDLAALTAWRADARPVPVPAEQAALSGVQEECDVLVLDPAGPVRFVVRRSAFWALARGLAWIPAALDATVAAAVADAVADLPVVRGTRCEPGRGAELRVVLGVVPGLDRAGLDDLLRVVGERLAGGLVAERAESLEFQVLPA
- the priA gene encoding bifunctional 1-(5-phosphoribosyl)-5-((5-phosphoribosylamino)methylideneamino)imidazole-4-carboxamide isomerase/phosphoribosylanthranilate isomerase PriA encodes the protein MTSENTTPTRRLELLPAVDVADGQAVRLVQGEAGSETFYGAPLEAALAWQEAGAEWVHLVDLDAAFGRGSNRELLAEVVGRLDVAVELSGGIRDDASLEAALATGCRRVNLGTAALEDPDWTRAAIARHGDRIAVGLDVRGTTLAARGWTREGGDLWEVLARLDADGCSRYVVTDVTKDGTLRGPNVELLREVTSRTQAPVVASGGISSLEDLRVLRELVDAGVEGAIVGKALYAGAFTLPQALDVAGRP
- the hisH gene encoding imidazole glycerol phosphate synthase subunit HisH, whose amino-acid sequence is MTRVVVLDYGFGNVRSAVRALERVGADVELTSDRRTALEADGLLVPGVGAFAAVNAGLKAVGGDTIVDRRLAGGRPVLGICVGLQVMFETSTEPGEGLPDGLGQWPGTVERLPAEVVPHTGWSKVQPPAGSQLFAGVEDERFYFVHSYAVQRFEMVDTTDGRVPLPQVTWAHHGTRFVAAVENGALTATQFHPEKSGDAGAQLLRNWVDTLG